A stretch of DNA from Natrinema halophilum:
GGGTGCGTGGAACCGCTCGCGGCCGTACTCGAACAGCGTGTATCCGAGTATTCCGACCCCGACGAGCGAGAGCGCAGGATAGGCTGCGTTCGTCGACCCGGCTGTCGAACCGGCGAGTTCGGCCCCTCGCGCCGTTGCGAAATTCGCGACCCACGGCGTCATCCCCGAAAGGCCGAGGAAAAGGACGAACATGCCGATCCCGATGCCGAACGGCCAAATGCTCGCGTGGTCTTCGTGACCCGCCTCGAGCGACTCGGCGTGATTGGCTCGCTCGTGTGTCGCCGCCCCGCCGTCCGTTGCGGTCGACGATCGATCGTCGACGAACTCGAGATTGCCGCTGGCGTAGCTGGGCCGGTTCGGCCAGTTCTCGAGCGGCGGGGGCGAAGTCGTCGCCCACTCAGCCGTTCGGGAGAACCGCCACGGATTGTCCGGCGCATCGGGACCGGACACCAGACTCTTCCCCAGCGTAATGAACACGAGGAGGACCGACAGGGCGAGGACGTATGCCCCGACCGTCGCGAGCTGGTGGTACAGTTGCATCCCCTCGGCATAGTGAAAGACGCGCCGCGGCGTCTCCCAGGCGAGAAACATCGGGAAGTAAAGCAGGTTGAACCCGATGAAGTAGACGGCGAAGCTGAGTTTGCCGAGTCGTTCGGAGTACATCTTCCCGGTGATCTTGGGCCACCAGTAGTAGAGGCCGCCGATCAATGCGGTGACCCCCGCGACCATCACGTAGTGGAAGTGAGCGACGACCCAGTAGGTGCCCCGGAACTCGTAGTCGAGGACGACGGCGCCCAGGAAAACGCCCGTGATGCCGCCGAGGATGAACAACACGACCGCACCGAGGTTGAACAGAAACGGCGTGGTGAACCGGACACGTCCCTTGACCATCGTGTAGATCATCGAGAAGACCATCAGGTCGAACGGCAGGGAGATCCCGATCGTCGTCGCCATGAACAGCGTCTTGATCTCGAGATTGATCGTCGTCAGGAACATGTGGTGCATCCAGACGAGGAACGACTGCACCGCGACCAGGACCATCGCGATGATGACCCACTTCCGACCGACGAGTCGGCGGCCACAGAAGGTCTGGAACGTCTCGAAGATAATTCCCAGTGCGGGGAAGAACACGATGTACACCTCCGGATGGCCGAAGAACCAGAACAGATGACCCCACAACAGGCTCGATCCCTCTTGTGTCGAGGAGTAGTATTGTGTGAGCAGAATGCGGTCGGTGAGCATGAGAATTAGCGCGGACAAAAGCGCCGCAAAGGCAAACAGCATCATCCAGACGGTCAGCAGCGTCCCCCACGTGAACAGCGGCATGTTCCAGGTTCCCATGCCCTCCGCGCGGCAGCGATGGATCGTCGTCAGGAAGTTCACCGAGCCGAGCGTGACCGACATGACGAACAGGGTCAACGCGAGTATCGTCGCAGTCCCACCCGTCGTCAGCGTATAGCCGGGGTTGTAGATCGGGACGTTCAACGGGGCGTACATGTACCAGCCGTTTGCCCACGTCGTGCCCTGGAAGAACGAGAGCAAGACGAGAATCCCAGAAAACAGGTAAAACCAGTAACTCAGGGCGTTCAGGCGAGGAAACGCGAGGTCCTTCGCACCGATCTGTAACGGAACCACGTAATTCGCGAGACCGAACCCGAACGGCGAGATGAACCAGAACACCATCAACAACCCGTGGATCGAAACCGCCTGGTTGTATTCGGTGTTCTCGAGGAGCCCAGTACCGCCGGCCTCCCAGAGGTGAGCACGAAAGAGCAGTGCGAGGACACCTCCAGCAACGAGCATGAACAATGCGGTTCCCAGGTAGAGAATCCCGACGTCTTTGTGATTTGTCGTGACCAGCCAC
This window harbors:
- a CDS encoding cbb3-type cytochrome c oxidase subunit I; translation: MSDLPPRTTVKRWLVTTNHKDVGILYLGTALFMLVAGGVLALLFRAHLWEAGGTGLLENTEYNQAVSIHGLLMVFWFISPFGFGLANYVVPLQIGAKDLAFPRLNALSYWFYLFSGILVLLSFFQGTTWANGWYMYAPLNVPIYNPGYTLTTGGTATILALTLFVMSVTLGSVNFLTTIHRCRAEGMGTWNMPLFTWGTLLTVWMMLFAFAALLSALILMLTDRILLTQYYSSTQEGSSLLWGHLFWFFGHPEVYIVFFPALGIIFETFQTFCGRRLVGRKWVIIAMVLVAVQSFLVWMHHMFLTTINLEIKTLFMATTIGISLPFDLMVFSMIYTMVKGRVRFTTPFLFNLGAVVLFILGGITGVFLGAVVLDYEFRGTYWVVAHFHYVMVAGVTALIGGLYYWWPKITGKMYSERLGKLSFAVYFIGFNLLYFPMFLAWETPRRVFHYAEGMQLYHQLATVGAYVLALSVLLVFITLGKSLVSGPDAPDNPWRFSRTAEWATTSPPPLENWPNRPSYASGNLEFVDDRSSTATDGGAATHERANHAESLEAGHEDHASIWPFGIGIGMFVLFLGLSGMTPWVANFATARGAELAGSTAGSTNAAYPALSLVGVGILGYTLFEYGRERFHAPEMKIAERWPFEGVGTTKTGVWFFLASDVVVFGAVIGAYIFMRLHTGWGEVETVPPSSLIGLINTYVLLTSSFTVVLGLVMAERGNKRGLLASMGATLGLGFLFLAIKGYEWSVEFSHGIYWFSDLEYSMYFVTTGLHALHVILGLLIAGFMIYRVVTVDAYLTDDRPVEYFGLYWHFVDIVWVFLFPLFYLM